One Acanthochromis polyacanthus isolate Apoly-LR-REF ecotype Palm Island chromosome 6, KAUST_Apoly_ChrSc, whole genome shotgun sequence DNA segment encodes these proteins:
- the c1ql4a gene encoding complement C1q-like protein 4, translated as MVLILLVAIPLLVHTTKGGNSRNTGSHYEMLGSCRMVCDPYATSQPGQELTAVSPPPQDYSGKKIKSGLRGPPGIPGPPGARGPPGEPGKPGPQGPPGPGPGGYSPSVYTPKIAFYAGLRKQHEGSEILKFDDVVTNVGNYYEPSTGKFTCPLPGIYFFTYHVLMRGGDGTSMWADLKKNGLVRASAIAQDADQNYDYASNSVILHLDVGDEVCVQLDGGKVHGGNTNKYSTFSGFLIYPD; from the exons ATGGTTCTTATTCTGTTGGTGGCCATTCCCCTGCTGGTCCACACAACCAAAGGAgggaacagcagaaacacagggAGCCATTATGAAATGCTTGGAAGCTGCAGGATGGTATGTGATCCCTATGCTACATCTCAGCCAGGCCAGGAGCTGACAGCTGTGTCTCCACCTCCGCAGGATTATTCTGGAAAGAAGATCAAATCTGGGCTTCGAGGACCTCCAGGGATCCCTGGCCCTCCAGGAGCACGTGGACCACCTGGAGAGCCAGGCAAACCAGGGCCACAGGGGCCCCCAGGCCCAGGCCCTGGTGGCTATTCTCCCTCAGTCTACACTCCCAAAATTGCCTTTTATGCAGGGCTACGCAAGCAACACGAGGGCAGTGAAATACTGAAGTTTGATGATGTGGTGACCAATGTAGGTAACTACTATGAGCCCAGCACCGGCAAGTTCACCTGCCCTCTGCCTGGCATCTATTTCTTCACCTACCACGTCCTAATGAGAGGTGGTGACGGGACGAGCATGTGGGCTGACCTGAAGAAGAATGGACTG GTAAGAGCGAGCGCCATCGCTCAGGACGCTGATCAGAATTACGACTACGCCTCCAACAGTGTGATCCTGCATTTGGATGTAGGCGATGAGGTGTGCGTGCAGCTGGACGGAGGGAAGGTCCACggaggaaacacaaacaagtaCAGCACCTTCTCCGGCTTCCTCATCTACCCAGACTGA